Genomic segment of Rhodocaloribacter litoris:
TCGACCTGTATCCCGGACCGGGCCTCAATGTCTACCTGCAGCACCGGCCCACAATGCAGGTCCACACGCTCGCCGAACTCTACCGCCTCAGCCCCTACCTGGTCGACGAACCCCGCCTGCAACCCACCCTGCGCACCGTCAACGCGGAAGCCGGCGTGCACTACTTCGTCGGCCGGCTCCACCTGACCGGCCGCGCCGGCTACGTCCAGGCTCCCAACTTCCTCTACTTCCGGAACGCAGGCGGCACCGGCACCGCCATCTACGACCGGGGCCTCACCACGGCCGAGTACGGCGACGCCCGCATCCTGCACCTGGGCGGCGAGGCCGCGTTCTCCCTCACGGGAGGACTGCACGCCTCGGCCGGGGTCACCCTGCAAGACGGTCACCTCCCGGACGAAGAGGCCGACATCCCCTACTTTCCCGCCCTCACCGCCCACACCATGCTCTCGCTGGCCTTCGCCAGCGGCAAAGGACTCCTGCAACTGCGCGGCACCCTCGAAAGCCCCCGCTACCGCGACTTCGACCGGACCCCCGAGAACCGGGTCGACACCTTCTTCGACCTCGATGCCGGCGCCAGCTACCGTTTCTCCCCCTGGGTCGGCGCCGGTCTTCAGGTGGACAACCTGCTCGGAGGACGGCGCGAGCGCTGGGACAACTACCCCCAGATGCCCGGTGTCGTGCGCGGCACGCTGTTCATTCTTTTTTGATTTGCAATAACGGAATAAGCGCCCCCGAACCGCCGTTTTCCATCCGCCCCGACTTAACGTATCTTTAAGCAACCCGGCGGCACCCCGCCGCCCCGAAGCCCATCCTCCGCCCGCTATGCCCGAAACACCGATGGAACCCGTCGCCCGGGCTCTGGCCGACATCCTCCGCGAAGCCCTCGTGCGCGGCGAATCCGTGCATGTCCCCGGCCTGGGAACCTTCGAAGTCCGGCACCAGCCCAGCCAGGTGATGGAAGAAGGCGGCCTCTCGGTCGTCCTCCCGCCCCGCGACGTCGTCGTCTTCAAGCCCGAACCCTGAACGCCGCCGCAGCCCTATGCCTGCCCGCTTGATCGAACAGCTCGCCGACCGCCTTTCCCTGACCCCCCCGGAGGCCGAACAGACCCTCCGGGCCTTCGTCGAAAGGCTTCGCGAACGGCTCCACAACGGAGAGACGGTCGTCCTCCCGACGCTCGGCACATTCCGGCTTCAGGACCGGGAGATCACCTTCGAGCCGGCGCCGGCCCTGGACCTGGCCACGAACCACCGGTATGCCGGGCTCGAACCGCTCCCGGCCGCGCCACCCCCGGATGAACCCGCCGAAGCCCCCGTCGCCGGGGACGAACCGGACGTCGCACCGGAAGCCTCCCGGGAGACCGACGATCTCGAAGACGGCACCTGGGCACCCCCACGCCAGGAAACCGATGACCACCCGCTCGGGCCGCCCCCGCCCGAGCCGTTCGAAGAGGCCGACTATGCCGTCGTCGACGAGGAGGGCACGGCCGGGACCCCGGCGCCGGAGACCGAGGATCCGTTCAGCCTGCTCAAGTACGGTGAGCAAGCGCACGAAGAGGAAGAACAAGAGGCCGTAACGGAGCCGGCAGCCGGGGCGGACGAACCCGGCATAGAGGAAGAGGCGGAACAGGAGGAGGAAGAACGGGAAGCGATCGCGCCGGTCCTGACCGGCCCCGAACCGCCCCTGCAACCGGCCGGAGACCGGGACGAGCCGGCAGCCCCCCCTTCGCAGGCGCCCCGGGCGGCCCGCCGCCGGCCTTTCCCGGCGGGACTCCTGGCACTGGCACTGCTGGGGATCGCCGGAGGAGCCGTGGTCGCCTACCTCCTGCTCCGCTCGCCGGCCCCGTCTCCCTCCCCGCCCCCCCTCACCGAAGCACCCGCCCCTGCCGACACCACAACCGCCGCGCAGCCCGAGCGACCCGCGCCGGAGGCCGACACCACCCGCCGCCTCCCCGAAACGCCCCCGCCATCCCCACCGGCGGAACCGGCCCCCGGCCGCGAAGGCCTCGACCTCGACGCCGGCGGCTGGACCGTGGTCGTTGCCTCCCTCACCGCACGCCGCGACGCCGAGGCCATCGCCGAACGCTATCTGGACCTGAATTTGCCTGTAGACATCCTGACGGCAACAACCAACAACGTCACACGTTATCGTGTCGCCGTCGGCCAGTATCCGACACAGGAGGCGGCCCAGGAAGCCATCACCCGGATGGGTGACCGCCTGCCGGAAGGAAGCTGGCCGCTCCGTATCCGCCCCGAAAGGTAACACTCCTTCAACCGCTCGGACGCCGACCGCGTCCCTATCCGTTCCCAACCGATATGATCACACGTATTCAGGAAGCCGGTGCCCTCGCGGCGGACACGGCCCGGGCCGCCGGCCTGCAGGAAACCACCTCCCTTCTCGACACCGTGATGCTGGGTGGATGGATTCTCATCCCCATCTTCCTGCTCTCGATTCTGACGATCTACCTCTTCGTCGAACGCATGCTGACCCTGCGCCGGGCGGCCAGCGATCCCAATGCCATCATGCAGCGGATCCGGGAATACGTGCAGGCCGGCAACATCCACGGAGCCCAGGCCTACTGCGACGCGCAGGACAAGCCCATCACCCGTATCCTCAAACACGGCCTGGAACGCCTCGGGCGCCCGATCTCCGAGATCCAGGATGCCGTGAACGCCGCCGGCAAGCACGAGGCGTTCGAGCTGGAGCGACGCACCGACCTGCTGGCCAGCATCGCCGGCATCGCCCCCATGCTCGGCTTCCTCGGCACCGTCACGGGCATGATCAAGGCCTTCCAGCAGATCCAGAATCTCCAGGGTAACGTCAACCCGAGTGTGCTGGCCGGCGGCATCTGGGAAGCCCTCATCAGCACCGCCGCCGGGCTCATCGTGGGCATCCTCGCCTTCTTCTTCTACAACTTCCTGCTGAACCGCATCAACCGCCTCGTCAACGACCTGGAACGGACGGCGACCGACTTCATCGACCTGTTGCAGGCACCGGCGCCGGTCTCCCGCCAGCCCCGGTACGCCACGCGCGGAGAAGACACCTTCTGACGAACCGCTGCCATGTCCTCGATCAACTTCTCCACCTCCAAGAAGCCGCTGACGGCCTACAGCCTGGCCGGCCTGGCCGACATCGTGCTGCTGCTGCTGATCTTCTTCCTGCTCACCTCCAGCTTCATCCCGCAGTTCGGCATCCAGGTGAACCTGCCGCAGGCCAGCGCCTCGGCGCCGATGGAGGAGCAGTACGTCACCGTGAGCATCACGGACGACGGGCGCTTCTACGTGGACCAGCGCCAGGTGCCCCGTGAAGGACTCCTGGACGCCATCCGGGAGGCCCGGGGCACCCGCGCCGCCCTGGTCCTCCGTGCCGACCGGGAAGCCACCGTGGGCGACTTTGCCCGGGTTGCCGCCATCGCCAAGGCCCTCAACCTCCGCGTCCTCATGGCGACCGAGCGGGGGCTGGAGCTGCCATGAAAGCGCCGGTCCGCACAGCCTGCCTCGGGCTGCTGCTCGCCTTCGGGCTTTGCGGGCCCGTCGCGATGGCCCAGCCTGCGGCGCCGCTCCGCACCGAGAGCGGGCTGGTGACGGGTACCCCCGGCGCCGACCCGGCCGTCCACGTCTACAGGGGCATCCCGTACGCCGCGCCGCCCGTGGGTCCCCTGCGCTGGCAGCCGCCCGAACCCCCGGTCGCCTGGACGGGCGTGCGGGCGGCCGACCGGTTCGCTCCCGGCTGTCCCCAGCCGCTGCCCCGCTCCCGGCTGCCGTGGACGGAACCCTTCATGCACCAGGGCCCCGTGGACGAGGACTGCCTCTACCTCAACGTCTGGACCGCCGCCGCGGACAGCAGCGAGCGCCGGCCGGTCCTCGTCTACATCCACGGGGGCGGCTTCACCGAAGGTTCCGGCTCGGTCCCCCTCTACGACGGCGAGGCCCTGGCCCGCAAGGGGCTGGTGGTCGTCACGTTCAACTATCGCCTGGGGGTGCTCGGCTTCCTGGCCCACCCGGCGCTCACGGCCGCCTCCAAGCACCGGGCCTCGGGCAACTACGGGCTGCTCGACCAGGTCGCCGCCCTGCGCTGGGTGCAGCGAAACATCGCCGCCTTCGGTGGTGATCCCGGAAACGTCACCATTGCCGGGCAGTCGGCCGGGGCGATGTCCGTCTACCTCCTGACGGCCTCGCCGCTGGCCGGGGGGCTGTTTCACCGGGCGATCGTACAGAGCGGCCCGGGGGCGCTTGCCGCCTTCGGTATTGCCACCACGCGGGAGCTGGCCCGCCCGCTGGCCGAGGCGGAGCGGCAGGGCGAGCTGTTCGCCGGCGCACGCGGCGCCGAAACCCTTCAGGCGCTCCGGGAAATGCCCGTCGAAACCCTGCTGGCCCCGACCGAGGGAGACCCGCCGGGCCGCTTCGGCCCCGTCGTCGACGGGTGGTTCCTGCCCGAGAACCCCGCCGACCTCTACGCGCGCGGGCAGCAGCACGACGTGCCACTCCTCATGGGCATGAACGCCGATGAGCCGAGCGCCTTCCCCGGCTACGGCCGGATGACCGC
This window contains:
- a CDS encoding HU family DNA-binding protein produces the protein MPETPMEPVARALADILREALVRGESVHVPGLGTFEVRHQPSQVMEEGGLSVVLPPRDVVVFKPEP
- a CDS encoding SPOR domain-containing protein, with protein sequence MPARLIEQLADRLSLTPPEAEQTLRAFVERLRERLHNGETVVLPTLGTFRLQDREITFEPAPALDLATNHRYAGLEPLPAAPPPDEPAEAPVAGDEPDVAPEASRETDDLEDGTWAPPRQETDDHPLGPPPPEPFEEADYAVVDEEGTAGTPAPETEDPFSLLKYGEQAHEEEEQEAVTEPAAGADEPGIEEEAEQEEEEREAIAPVLTGPEPPLQPAGDRDEPAAPPSQAPRAARRRPFPAGLLALALLGIAGGAVVAYLLLRSPAPSPSPPPLTEAPAPADTTTAAQPERPAPEADTTRRLPETPPPSPPAEPAPGREGLDLDAGGWTVVVASLTARRDAEAIAERYLDLNLPVDILTATTNNVTRYRVAVGQYPTQEAAQEAITRMGDRLPEGSWPLRIRPER
- a CDS encoding MotA/TolQ/ExbB proton channel family protein; the protein is MITRIQEAGALAADTARAAGLQETTSLLDTVMLGGWILIPIFLLSILTIYLFVERMLTLRRAASDPNAIMQRIREYVQAGNIHGAQAYCDAQDKPITRILKHGLERLGRPISEIQDAVNAAGKHEAFELERRTDLLASIAGIAPMLGFLGTVTGMIKAFQQIQNLQGNVNPSVLAGGIWEALISTAAGLIVGILAFFFYNFLLNRINRLVNDLERTATDFIDLLQAPAPVSRQPRYATRGEDTF
- a CDS encoding ExbD/TolR family protein, translated to MSSINFSTSKKPLTAYSLAGLADIVLLLLIFFLLTSSFIPQFGIQVNLPQASASAPMEEQYVTVSITDDGRFYVDQRQVPREGLLDAIREARGTRAALVLRADREATVGDFARVAAIAKALNLRVLMATERGLELP
- a CDS encoding carboxylesterase/lipase family protein; its protein translation is MKAPVRTACLGLLLAFGLCGPVAMAQPAAPLRTESGLVTGTPGADPAVHVYRGIPYAAPPVGPLRWQPPEPPVAWTGVRAADRFAPGCPQPLPRSRLPWTEPFMHQGPVDEDCLYLNVWTAAADSSERRPVLVYIHGGGFTEGSGSVPLYDGEALARKGLVVVTFNYRLGVLGFLAHPALTAASKHRASGNYGLLDQVAALRWVQRNIAAFGGDPGNVTIAGQSAGAMSVYLLTASPLAGGLFHRAIVQSGPGALAAFGIATTRELARPLAEAERQGELFAGARGAETLQALREMPVETLLAPTEGDPPGRFGPVVDGWFLPENPADLYARGQQHDVPLLMGMNADEPSAFPGYGRMTAGAFREQARTRYGDRAEDFLALYPAATDEEAGLAQKHSTRDMALAAMRRVADERAATSRTPAYLYLFERAIPWPEHPEYGAFHSAELPYVFDNLRLLGRPWEPLDRHLAGLMSSYWARFAATGDPAAPVRGAEDLPAWPAYDPSAGVLMVFGEATGPRVLPGEAARRFFGLQ